Proteins co-encoded in one Cinclus cinclus chromosome 17, bCinCin1.1, whole genome shotgun sequence genomic window:
- the YWHAH gene encoding 14-3-3 protein eta isoform X2, whose protein sequence is MGDREQLLQRARLAEQAERYDDMASAMKSVSGLNEPLSNEDRNLLSVAYKNVVGARRSSWRVISSIEQKTMADGNEKKLEKVKAYREKIEKELETVCNDVLALLDKYLIKNCNDFQYESKVFYLKMKGDYYRYLAEVAAGEKKNSVVEASEAAYKEAFEISKEHMQPTHPIRLGLALNFSVFYYEIQNAPEQACLLAKQAFDDAIAELDTLNEDSYKDSTLIMQLLRDNLTLWTSDQQDEEAGEGNN, encoded by the exons ATGGGGGACcgagagcagctgctgcagagagcccgCCTGGCCGAGCAGGCGGAGAGATACGATGACATGGCCTCGGCCATGAAGTCGGTGAGTGGG CTGAATGAGCCCCTCTCAAACGAGGATAGAAACCTGCTGTCTGTAGCCTACAAGAATGTAGTTGGAGCTAGACGGTCCTCCTGGCGTGTCATCAGCAGCATAGAGCAGAAGACCATGGCAGATGGGAATGAGAAGAAGCTGGAGAAGGTTAAAGCCTATAGGGAGAAGATAGAAAAGGAGCTCGAGACAGTCTGCAATGATGTTTTGGCTCTCCTAGATAAATACTTGATCAAGAACTGCAATGACTTCCAGTATGAGAGCAAGGTCTTTTACCTGAAAATGAAGGGGGATTACTACCGCTATTTGGCAGAAGTTGCtgctggagaaaagaagaaCAGTGTCGTGGAAGCCTCAGAAGCTGCCTACAAAGAGGCTTTTGAAATCAGCAAAGAGCACATGCAGCCCACTCACCCCATTAGGCTTGGGCTGGCACTCAATTTCTCAGTGTTCTACTATGAAATCCAGAATGCCCCTGAGCAGGCCTGCCTTTTAGCCAAACAAGCCTTTGATGATGCCATAGCAGAGCTGGACACACTAAATGAGGATTCCTACAAGGACTCCACTCTCATCATGCAGTTACTTCGAGATAACCTCACTCTGTGGACGAGTGATCAGCAGGATGAAGAAGCAGGAGAGGGCAATAATTAA
- the YWHAH gene encoding 14-3-3 protein eta isoform X1, which produces MGDREQLLQRARLAEQAERYDDMASAMKSVTELNEPLSNEDRNLLSVAYKNVVGARRSSWRVISSIEQKTMADGNEKKLEKVKAYREKIEKELETVCNDVLALLDKYLIKNCNDFQYESKVFYLKMKGDYYRYLAEVAAGEKKNSVVEASEAAYKEAFEISKEHMQPTHPIRLGLALNFSVFYYEIQNAPEQACLLAKQAFDDAIAELDTLNEDSYKDSTLIMQLLRDNLTLWTSDQQDEEAGEGNN; this is translated from the exons ATGGGGGACcgagagcagctgctgcagagagcccgCCTGGCCGAGCAGGCGGAGAGATACGATGACATGGCCTCGGCCATGAAGTCG GTAACTGAGCTGAATGAGCCCCTCTCAAACGAGGATAGAAACCTGCTGTCTGTAGCCTACAAGAATGTAGTTGGAGCTAGACGGTCCTCCTGGCGTGTCATCAGCAGCATAGAGCAGAAGACCATGGCAGATGGGAATGAGAAGAAGCTGGAGAAGGTTAAAGCCTATAGGGAGAAGATAGAAAAGGAGCTCGAGACAGTCTGCAATGATGTTTTGGCTCTCCTAGATAAATACTTGATCAAGAACTGCAATGACTTCCAGTATGAGAGCAAGGTCTTTTACCTGAAAATGAAGGGGGATTACTACCGCTATTTGGCAGAAGTTGCtgctggagaaaagaagaaCAGTGTCGTGGAAGCCTCAGAAGCTGCCTACAAAGAGGCTTTTGAAATCAGCAAAGAGCACATGCAGCCCACTCACCCCATTAGGCTTGGGCTGGCACTCAATTTCTCAGTGTTCTACTATGAAATCCAGAATGCCCCTGAGCAGGCCTGCCTTTTAGCCAAACAAGCCTTTGATGATGCCATAGCAGAGCTGGACACACTAAATGAGGATTCCTACAAGGACTCCACTCTCATCATGCAGTTACTTCGAGATAACCTCACTCTGTGGACGAGTGATCAGCAGGATGAAGAAGCAGGAGAGGGCAATAATTAA